The following are from one region of the Chanos chanos chromosome 10, fChaCha1.1, whole genome shotgun sequence genome:
- the tbx18 gene encoding T-box transcription factor TBX18, translated as MAEKRRSPCTMSLKAHAFSVEALIGAEKKQKLEKDSENYFEEANEVSSLIGNPQLRPERTCASNRSCETDCTSDDSPESEDVLLENPRPPSQSAPLLVPPAGTASGEEVRADLQGSDLWKRFHEIGTEMIITKAGRRMFPAMRVKITGLDPHQQYYIAMDIIPVDNKRYRYVYHSSKWMVAGNADSPVPPRVYIHPDSPASGETWMRQVISFDKLKLTNNELDDQGHIILHSMHKYQPRVHVICKECGEELSPVKAVPTGEGVKAFSFPETIFTTVTAYQNQQITRLKIDRNPFAKGFRDSGRNRMGLEALVESYAFWRPSLRTLTFEDIPGMTKQGTAGSHSLVGSSTHSHLLTSSPCSSPAFHLGSGAGPVCDYSACGRTSHTLGRYAPPLSADTYSRLANPGTEAFSSTRNSAYVSGTDGEAFSCAQAGLPIQIPGMPSPSPQLQYIMPSPAHNAFSSNQSTQGSYNGFRLHSPYGLYGYNFSTSPRLAASPEKIAASQGSLLGSSPSGTLTDRQVLSPVDSLHMLSGGQQSLFDSRTLGLTSPTSQVTAHMA; from the exons ATGGCTGAGAAGCGGCGGTCCCCGTGTACCATGAGCCTGAAAGCGCACGCATTTTCAGTGGAGGCGCTGATAGGCGcggagaaaaagcaaaaactcgAGAAGGACAGCGAGAACTATTTTGAGGAGGCGAACGAGGTCTCGAGTCTCATTGGAAATCCGCAGCTTCGCCCTGAGAGAACATGCGCTAGCAACCGGAGCTGCGAGACAGACTGCACAAGCGATGATTCCC ctgaGAGTGAGGATGTCTTGCTGGAGAATCCCCGACCCCCATCGCAGAGCGCGCCGCTCCTCGTGCCCCCGGCTGGCACGGCATCTGGGGAGGAGGTGCGCGCGGATCTTCAAGGATCGGATCTGTGGAAACGGTTCCACGAGATTGGCACAGAAATGATCATTACCAAAGCCGGCAG GCGGATGTTTCCTGCAATGCGTGTTAAAATAACGGGATTGGACCCTCATCAGCAGTATTACATCGCGATGGACATTATTCCTGTCGACAATAAGCGCTACAG GTACGTGTACCACAGCTCGAAGTGGATGGTAGCGGGCAACGCCGACTCGCCTGTCCCGCCGCGTGTGTACATTCACCCCGATTCTCCAGCTTCCGGCGAGACTTGGATGCGTCAAGTCATCAGCTTCGACAAACTCAAACTAACCAATAATGAACTAGACGACCAAGGCCAC ATCATTCTCCACTCTATGCACAAGTACCAGCCACGCGTCCACGTCATCTGCAAAGAGTGCGGAGAGGAACTATCACCCGTGAAAGCCGTTCCTACTGGGGAAGGAGTCAAAGCCTTCTCCTTCCCTGAAACCATCTTCACCACGGTGACGGCCTACCAGAACCAACAG ATAACAAGATTAAAAATCGACAGAAATCCATTTGCGAAAGGTTTCAGAGACTCTGGAAGAAAcag aATGGGTCTGGAGGCTCTTGTTGAATCATATGCGTTCTGGAGGCCATCACTGAGGACACTGACGTTTGAGGACATACCTGGAATGACCAAGCAAG GTACGGCTGGCTCCCATAGCCTTGTGGGCTCGTCAACACACTCTCACCTGCTCACCTCCTCTCCTTGCTCCTCTCCTGCATTCCACTTGGGCTCGGGTGCAGGACCTGTGTGTGACTACTCTGCCTGCGGTCGCACTAGCCACACCCTTGGCCGATATGCCCCGCCCCTCTCTGCAGACACCTACAGCCGACTGGCCAACCCTGGGACTGAAGCCTTTTCTTCCACCAGAAATTCTGCATATGTGAGCGGGACCGATGGAGAGGCCTTTTCCTGTGCCCAGGCTGGTCTGCCAATCCAGATCCCTGGGATGCCCAGTCCCAGCCCCCAACTCCAGTACATCATGCCTAGCCCCGCCCACAATGCCTTTTCCTCCAATCAGAGCACACAGGGTTCCTACAATGGATTCCGCCTTCACAGTCCTTATGGTCTCTATGGATACAatttctccacctctcctcgACTAGCAGCGAGCCCTGAAAAGATCGCTGCATCACAAGGCTCGCTCCTCGGCTCTTCCCCAAGTGGTACTTTGACGGACAGGCAAGTTCTCTCTCCTGTTGACAGTCTGCACATGCTCAGTGGTGGCCAGCAGAGCTTGTTTGACTCGAGGACTTTAGGGTTGACAAGCCCCACCTCCCAGGTCACTGCCCATATggcctga